The DNA segment GCCGGCCCCTCCAAAACCGGAAAAACAACAAATACCAGCCGCCTGCCTTGGAGGGCAGGCAAGGATTTCTCTCTTGAACGCATTGCTTCCTTCCCTGGCCACCGTGCTCGCCTACCTGATCGGTTCGCTGTCGTTTGCCGTCATCGTCAGCCGCGCTTTCGGCCTCAGTGACCCGCGCACCTATGGCAGCGGCAACCCCGGCGCTACCAATGTGCTGCGCTCGGGCAGCAAGAAGGCGGCGGCCGTGACGCTGCTGCTGGACGCGCTCAAGGGCTTTGTGCCCGTGGTGCTGGTGAAATATGCCGGCCCCCAGTTCGGGCTGGAAGAGGGCACGCTGGCGCTGGTGGCCATTGCGGCCTTCCTGGGCCATCTGTTCCCGGTGTTCTTCCAGTTCAAGGGCGGCAAGGGCGTGGCCACGGCGCTGGGCGTGCTGCTGGGCATCAGCGGCTGGCTGGGTCTGCTGGTGCTGCTGACCTGGCTGGCGGTGGCGGTCATCAGCCGCTACTCCTCGCTGTCGGCCCTGATTGCCTCCATTGCCGCACCGGTGTACTACGTGCTGCTGGACGGTAGCCTGTGGTCGGCAGAAAAGCCGCTGCTGGCCGCCATCATCGCCATGTCGGCCCTGCTGCTGTGGCGCCATGCGCAGAACATCGGCCGCCTGCTCAAGGGCCAGGAAAGCAAGATCGGCAGCAAGAAAGACAAGGCCGCTGCCGCCAAGGGCAAGGCCGCCAAGCACTGAGTCAGGCCTTTCGTCCCCCCACACCGAAGCCCTGCAGCCCACGCTGCGGGGCTTTTTGCTGGTGGGGGCATCGCGGGAATGCCGCGGTGCAGGCGGAGGGCGGTGGGCCAAACCTATAATCAAAGGTTGTTCCGTGCCGTAGCAAGCAATTCGGCTCCTGGCACACCGAAACCCCCATATCCATGAGCACTCCCACTTTCTCCGTTGCCGACATCCGGAAGACGTTTCTGGACTTTTTCGCATCCAAGGGCCACACCATCGTGGAATCGAGCCCGCTG comes from the Comamonas terrigena NBRC 13299 genome and includes:
- the plsY gene encoding glycerol-3-phosphate 1-O-acyltransferase PlsY; the protein is MNALLPSLATVLAYLIGSLSFAVIVSRAFGLSDPRTYGSGNPGATNVLRSGSKKAAAVTLLLDALKGFVPVVLVKYAGPQFGLEEGTLALVAIAAFLGHLFPVFFQFKGGKGVATALGVLLGISGWLGLLVLLTWLAVAVISRYSSLSALIASIAAPVYYVLLDGSLWSAEKPLLAAIIAMSALLLWRHAQNIGRLLKGQESKIGSKKDKAAAAKGKAAKH